A genomic window from Myotis daubentonii chromosome 4, mMyoDau2.1, whole genome shotgun sequence includes:
- the CDH6 gene encoding cadherin-6 isoform X2 — protein sequence MRTYRYFLLLFWVGQPYPTFSTPLSKRTSGFPAKKRALELSGNSRHELNRSKRSWMWNQFFLLEEYTGSGNQYVGKLHSDQDKGDGSLKYILSGDGAGDLFIINENTGDIQATRRLDREEKPTYILRAQAVNKKTGIPVEPESEFVIKIHDINDNEPIFTKEVYTATVPEMSDVGTVVVQVTATDADDPTYGNSAKVVYSILQGQPYFSVESETGIIKTALFNMDRENKEQYQVVIQAKDMAGQMGGLSGTTTVNITLTDVNDNPPRFPQSTYQFTTPESSPPGTSIGRIKATDADVGENAAIQYSITEGEGLDMFDVITDQDTQEGIITVKKLLDFEKKKVYTLKVEASNPHVEPRFLYLGPFKDSATVRIMVEDVDEPPVFSKLAYTLQIREDAQINTAIGSVTAQDPDAARNPVRYSVDRHTDLDRIFNIHSGNGSVFTSKLLDRETLLWHNITVIATEINNPKQSSRVPLYIKVLDVNDNAPEFAEFYETFVCEKAKADQLIQTLRAVDKDDPQSGHQFSFYLAPEAASGSNFTIHDNKDNTAGILTRKNGYNRHEMSTYLLPVVISDNDHPVQSSTGTVTVRVCACDHHGNMQSCHAEALVHPTGLSTGALVAILLCIVILLVTVALFAALRRQRKKEPLIISKEDIRDNVVSYNDEGGGEEDTQAFDIGTLRNPEAIEDNKLRRDIVPEALFLPRRTPAARDNTDVRDFINQRLKENDTDATAPPYDSLATYAYEGTGSVADSLSSLESVTTEGDQDYDYLSDWGPRFKKLADLYGGADSDKDS from the exons TTACATTCAGACCAGGATAAAGGAGATGGATCACTTAAATATATCCTTTCAGGAGATGGAGCAGGAGATCTCTTCATTATCAATGAAAACACAGGGGATATACAAGCCACCAGAAGGTTAGACAGGGAAGAAAAACCTACTTACATCCTTCGAGCTCAAGCTGTAAACAAAAAGACAGGGATTCCTGTAGAGCCCGAGTCTGAATTCGTCATCAAGATCCATGATATCAACGACAACGAACCAATCTTCACCAAGGAGGTCTACACAGCCACCGTTCCAGAAATGTCTGACGTGG GCACAGTTGTTGTCCAAGTCACTGCCACCGATGCTGATGACCCAACGTATGGGAACAGTGCTAAAGTTGTCTAcagcatcctgcaggggcagccCTATTTCTCAGTTGAATCAGAAACAG GTATCATCAAGACAGCTTTGTTCAACATGGATCGAGAAAACAAGGAGCAGTACCAAGTGGTGATTCAAGCCAAGGACATGGCCGGCCAGATGGGGGGATTATCTGGGACCACCACAGTGAACATCACACTGACCGATGTCAACGACAATCCTCCCCGGTTTCCCCAGA GTACATACCAGTTTACCACCCCTGAGTCTTCTCCACCGGGTACATCAATTGGCAGGATCAAAGCCACCGACGCCGACGTGGGAGAAAATGCTGCGATTCAGTACAGCATTaccgagggggaggggctggacatGTTTGATGTCATCACTGACCAGGACACCCAGGAAGGGATTATCACTGTCAAAAAG CTGCTAGACTTTGAAAAGAAGAAAGTGTACACCCTCAAAGTGGAAGCCTCCAACCCGCACGTTGAACCCCGCTTTCTCTACCTGGGTCCATTCAAAGACTCAGCCACGGTGAGAATTATGGTGGAAGATGTAGATGAGCCGCCCGTCTTCAGCAAACTAGCCTACACCTTGCAAATAAGAGAAGACGCTCAGATAAACACGGCAATAGGCTCGGTCACAGCCCAAGACCCAGATGCTGCCCGGAACCCTGTCAG GTATTCTGTCGATCGACACACAGATCTGGACAGAATATTCAACATTCATTCTGGAAATGGTTCCGTTTTTACATCGAAACTTCTTGACCGAGAAACATTGCTGTGGCACAACATTACAGTGATAGCAACGGAGATCA ATAATCCAAAGCAGAGCAGCCGAGTACCTCTCTATATTAAAGTTCTAGATGTCAATGACAACGCCCCAGAATTTGCTGAATTCTATGAAACCTTTGTCTGTGAAAAGGCAAAAGCAGATCAG TTGATTCAGACCCTCCGAGCTGTTGACAAGGATGACCCTCAGAGCGGACACCAATTCTCCTTCTATTTGGCCCCGGAAGCAGCCAGTGGCTCCAACTTTACCATCCATGACAACAAAG ACAACACAGCGGGAATCTTAACACGGAAAAATGGCTACAATAGACACGAGATGAGCACCTATCTCCTGCCTGTGGTCATTTCAGACAACGACCACCCAGTGCAAAGCAGCACGGGGACAGTGACTGTCCGGGTCTGTGCATGTGACCACCATGGGAACATGCAGTCCTGCCACGCAGAGGCCCTCGTCCACCCCACAGGCCTGAGCACGGGGGCTCTGGTGGCCATCCTGCTATGCATCGTGATCCTACTAG TGACCGTGGCGCTGTTCGCAGCTCTGCGGCGGCAGCGGAAAAAGGAGCCTCTGATCATTTCCAAAGAGGACATCAGAGACAATGTTGTCAGTTACAACGACGAGGGGGGCGGCGAGGAGGACACCCAGGCCTTCGATATCGGCACCCTGCGGAACCCCGAGGCCATCGAGGACAACAAATTGCGCCGGGACATTGTGCCCGAAGCCCTTTTCCTACCCCGACGGACTCCGGCCGCCCGAGACAACACCGACGTCCGCGATTTCATTAACCAAAGGTTGAAGGAAAACGACACGGACGCCACGGCCCCGCCCTACGACTCCCTGGCCACCTACGCCTACGAGGGCACCGGCTCGGTGGCCGACTCCCTGAGCTCGCTGGAGTCGGTGACCACGGAGGGAGACCAGGACTACGATTACCTTAGTGACTGGGGCCCTCGCTTCAAAAAGCTCGCAGACCTGTACGGAGGGGCCGACAGCGACAAGGACTCCTAA